A portion of the Trichomycterus rosablanca isolate fTriRos1 chromosome 17, fTriRos1.hap1, whole genome shotgun sequence genome contains these proteins:
- the ncbp2 gene encoding nuclear cap-binding protein subunit 2: MSAKLNALLSDSYIDISQYRDQHFRGNRHDQEHLLKQSCSLYVGNLSFYTTEEQVYELFSKSGDVKRIVIGLDKVKKTACGFCFVEYYTRTGAEHAMRFINGTRLDDRIIRTDWDAGFKEGRQYGRGKSGGQVRDEYRQDYDPARGGYGKLAQLQRGPEAPHKF, translated from the exons ATGTCTGCTAAATTAAATGCTCTGTTAAGTGACTCCTACATTGATATAAGTCAATACAGAGATCAACATTTCAGG GGTAATCGACATGATCAAGAACATTTACTTAAACAAAGCTGTAGTCTTTATGTTGGGAACCTTTCATTCTACACAACAGAGGAACAAGTGTACGAGCTTTTCTCCAAAAGTGGTGACGTGAAAAGGATCGTCATTGGGCTCGACAAGGTTAAGAAGACAGCGTGTGGGTTTTGTTTCGTCGA ATACTACACACGAACAGGTGCTGAGCATGCAATGAGATTCATCAACGGAACAAGACTGGATGATCGGATCATTAGAACAGACTGGGATGCTGGTTTTAAAGAGGGCAGACAATATGGACGTGGCAAATCAGGTGGTCAG GTCCGAGATGAATATAGACAAGATTATGACCCTGCAAGAGGCGGATATGGCAAATTAGCTCAGCTACAGAGGGGTCCTGAGGCACCGCACAAATTCTAA